The following proteins are co-located in the Primulina tabacum isolate GXHZ01 chromosome 11, ASM2559414v2, whole genome shotgun sequence genome:
- the LOC142518929 gene encoding uncharacterized protein LOC142518929 isoform X2 codes for MSILWPHRFPCEAPSFCCACGKIRLASPITQIALLELFKDPSSPLAILFRRQVRLYNNVFSFTSFGVRLDKKLAYLQRGVYTFRAPGQIFHSLPPLIPNSDGPSPSADQVAAIWVEGNDDANIPHNRDIVACDRDGQTHQIQHYYGYYDSLQYPFFFPYGYNGWQQNILKVKNGYAHVDVHESVLPLADVNSFDRIIAGESRVVRGQNDRMVSCREYYCYRLQIHGSNTSLILYGGLLLQQFVVDMSIKLETTRLDYYRKHQSERRSELY; via the exons ATGTCAATTTTGTGGCCACATAGATTCCCTTGTGAAGCTCCATCTTTTTGTTGCGCCTGTGGTAAGATTAGATTGGCATCTCCTATTACTCAGATTGCCTTGCTGGAATTATTCAAGGACCCATCATCTCCCTTAGCTATTTTATTCCGCCGTCAAGTACGATTGTACAACAATGTTTTCTCTTTCACTTCATTTGGGGTTAGGCTTGACAAGAAATTGGCTTATCTTCAACGTGGAGTATACACATTTCGTGCGCCTGGCCAGATTTTCCATTCATTGCCACCACTTATACCTAATTCGGATGGTCCAAG CCCATCCGCTGATCAAGTTGCGGCTATTTGGGTCGAAGGCAATGATGATGCTAACATTCCACATAACAGGGACATAGTTGCTTGTGATCGTGATGGTCAAACccatcaaatacaacattatTATGGTTATTATGATTCCTTGCAATATCCGTTTTTTTTCCCATATGGTTACAATGGGTGGCAGCAGAATATTCTGAAGGTAAAAAATGGGTATGCCCATGTTGACGTGCATGAGAGTGTGCTACCACTTGCAGATGTTAATTCCTTCGATCGTATTATTGCTGGTGAAAGTCGTG TTGTTCGTGGACAAAATGATAGGATGGTTTCTTGTAGGGAGTACTATTGTTACAGGTTGCAAATTCATGGCAGCAACACTTCGTTAATATTGTATGGTGGTCTATTATTGCAGCAATTTGTTGTCGATATGTCCATTAAACTAGAAACAACGAGATTAGATTACTACAGAAAGCACCAAAGTGAGAGAAGGTCGGAATTGTACTAG
- the LOC142518929 gene encoding uncharacterized protein LOC142518929 isoform X1, translating to MSILWPHRFPCEAPSFCCACGKIRLASPITQIALLELFKDPSSPLAILFRRQVRLYNNVFSFTSFGVRLDKKLAYLQRGVYTFRAPGQIFHSLPPLIPNSDGPRYFQLYFWDNDNELENRMSVFPDAYVDIELMVLLMDIMKVNPYAQLLKRINQYSSIRNLRLHISKNVYVDQKCYNSPSADQVAAIWVEGNDDANIPHNRDIVACDRDGQTHQIQHYYGYYDSLQYPFFFPYGYNGWQQNILKVKNGYAHVDVHESVLPLADVNSFDRIIAGESRVVRGQNDRMVSCREYYCYRLQIHGSNTSLILYGGLLLQQFVVDMSIKLETTRLDYYRKHQSERRSELY from the exons ATGTCAATTTTGTGGCCACATAGATTCCCTTGTGAAGCTCCATCTTTTTGTTGCGCCTGTGGTAAGATTAGATTGGCATCTCCTATTACTCAGATTGCCTTGCTGGAATTATTCAAGGACCCATCATCTCCCTTAGCTATTTTATTCCGCCGTCAAGTACGATTGTACAACAATGTTTTCTCTTTCACTTCATTTGGGGTTAGGCTTGACAAGAAATTGGCTTATCTTCAACGTGGAGTATACACATTTCGTGCGCCTGGCCAGATTTTCCATTCATTGCCACCACTTATACCTAATTCGGATGGTCCAAGGTATTTCCAACTTTATTTTTGGGACAACGATAATGAGTTGGAAAATAGGATGTCCGTTTTCCCGGACGCTTATGTTGACATAGAACTCATGGTTTTGCTGATGGATATAATGAAAGTAAACCCTTATGCACAACTTCTAAAGAGGATAAATCAGTATTCTTCAATCAGAAACTTAAGATTGCATATTtccaaaaatgtttatgttgacCAGAAATGTTATAACAGCCCATCCGCTGATCAAGTTGCGGCTATTTGGGTCGAAGGCAATGATGATGCTAACATTCCACATAACAGGGACATAGTTGCTTGTGATCGTGATGGTCAAACccatcaaatacaacattatTATGGTTATTATGATTCCTTGCAATATCCGTTTTTTTTCCCATATGGTTACAATGGGTGGCAGCAGAATATTCTGAAGGTAAAAAATGGGTATGCCCATGTTGACGTGCATGAGAGTGTGCTACCACTTGCAGATGTTAATTCCTTCGATCGTATTATTGCTGGTGAAAGTCGTG TTGTTCGTGGACAAAATGATAGGATGGTTTCTTGTAGGGAGTACTATTGTTACAGGTTGCAAATTCATGGCAGCAACACTTCGTTAATATTGTATGGTGGTCTATTATTGCAGCAATTTGTTGTCGATATGTCCATTAAACTAGAAACAACGAGATTAGATTACTACAGAAAGCACCAAAGTGAGAGAAGGTCGGAATTGTACTAG